In the Euphorbia lathyris chromosome 5, ddEupLath1.1, whole genome shotgun sequence genome, one interval contains:
- the LOC136230230 gene encoding ras-related protein RABA5b: MGEEEGERGEEYLFKIVIIGDSAVGKSNLLSRFARNEFDSNSKATIGVEFQTQVVDIDGKEIKAQIWDTAGQERFRAVTSAYYRGAIGALLVYDITRRSSFESVKRWLDELTTHCDTAVARMLVGNKCDLENIREVSIEEGKNFAEEENLFFMETSALDSTNVQTAFEVVIREIYNNVSRKVLNSDSYKAELTVNRVSLTANSAKKSTLSCCST; this comes from the exons ATGGGAGAAGAAGAGGGGGAAAGGGGGGAAGAATACCTATTCAAGATTGTGATAATTGGCGATTCTGCTGTGGGCAAATCCAATTTGCTATCGAGATTTGCGAGGAATGAATTCGATAGCAATTCAAAGGCGACAATTGGGGTTGAATTTCAGACGCAAGTGGTGGATATTGATGGAAAGGAAATAAAAGCACAGATCTGGGATACTGCTGGTCAAGAGAGATTTAGAGCTGTTACTTCTGCTTATTATAGAGGTGCTATTGGTGCTTTGCTTGTCTACGATATCACCAGAAGATCTAGCTTTGAGAGTGTTAAAAGATGGCTTGATGAACTCACTA CTCATTGTGATACAGCGGTGGCGAGAATGCTGGTAGGGAACAAATGCGATCTGGAAAATATAAGAGAAGTGAGCATAGAGGAGGGCAAAAACTTCGCAGAAGAAGAAAACTTATTCTTCATGGAGACTTCTGCACTTGATTCTACTAATGTTCAGACTGCTTTCGAGGTTGTTATCCGCGAGATCTATAATAATGTCAGCCGGAAAGTCCTCAACTCTGATTCCTACAAGGCCGAGTTAACTGTGAACCGTGTTAGCCTCACTGCTAATTCAGCCAAGAAATCTACTCTCTCTTGCTGCAGCACATGA
- the LOC136229175 gene encoding uncharacterized protein, with the protein MDSLQSRVESWIRDQKAKILKVSWGPLRWRMRWPPWINNNDREQRKKMHQEYERRRKQLHDLCLALKAESISDLQDILCCMVLSECVYKRPAIEVVRSVNKFKTDFGGHVISLERVQPSSDHVPHRYLLAEAGDTLFASFIGTKQYKDVVTDVNILQGAVFHEDGMEGIVPMENVEPGPAESQKGNVDNPRNPLESKSKQLKDQPKPAAHRGFLARAKGIPALELYRLAQKKNRKLVLCGHSLGGAVAALATLAILRVIAASSPSKENEKIQVKCITFSQPPVGNAALRDYVHEKGWQHHFKSYCIPEDLVPRILSPAYFHHYNAQPPPTRAEVETASQSVLKHQQVLEKSKEQKAKVNEGEQLVIGLGPIQTSLWRLSRLVPLEGLKRQFSEYRRKEVDPVETPATNYSAVRSSMEDVGAEPQSLEIQEDSDGVSLKPLSNINDGLLDEVMAGKSAEKGNSTSGGRNNWRRVPYLPSYVPFGQLYLLENSSVELLSGAEYLKKTSVRSVIAELRELFQSHSMRSYRSRFQRIYDICMGDGGSSFPGMEQLPQFPHLRQWLGVAVADAVELAQIVELPVIRTATSLVPLGWNGVPGEKNGEPLKVDITGFGLHLCNLVHAQVNGNWCATRVESFPPAPSYSSSHEVQPELQNIRVLVGAPLKQPPKYPLMADSMMPVFPSIDSNGDNINREHNLGHGEKILYAEGLSDFCIFFTSDFATVSKEVHVRTRRVRLLGLEGAGKTSLFKAIMGEGRLSTMRNFENMHVEAKSPEGIAGGVCYVDSDGVNLQNVSTEASRFRDELWMGIRDLCRKTDLIILVHNMSHKIPRVSSTNASLQQPVLSLLLDEAKALGIPWVLAITNKFSVSAHQQKEAIDAVLQAYQTSLGSIEVVNSCPYVIHGANASASLSLAASERNSGGIMGAQNLIFAPINLVRRPFQRRETIFPVEGVASLCQLVHRVLRCHEEASLQELARDRLLAEVVRERAMAIDARQAAQAKASSLTASAVGASLGAGVGLVLAVVMGAASALRKP; encoded by the exons ATGGACTCCTTACAAAGTCGAGTAGAATCATGGATCAGGGATCAGAAAGCTAAGATCCTCAAGGTTTCTTGGGGGCCACTTCGATGGAGAATGAGATGGCCTCCTTGGATTAACAACAACGACAGAGAACAAAGGAAGAAGATGCATCAAGAGTATGAGCGTAGGAGGAAGCAGCTTCACGATCTCTGTCTTGCCCTCAAGGCTGAGTCTATCTCCGACTTGCAGGATATTCTCTGTTGCATGGTTCTCTCCGAATGTGTTTATAAG AGACCTGCTATTGAGGTGGTTCGGTCTGTCAACAAATTTAAGACTGACTTTGGAGGACATGTTATTTCCTTGGAGCGTGTCCAACCTTCTTCAGATCATGTTCCTCACAG GTATTTATTGGCAGAAGCAGGTGACACGTTATTTGCTTCTTTTATTGGGACAAAGCAGTACAA GGATGTTGTGACCGATGTAAATATACTCCAAGGTGCAGTATTTCACGAGGATGGCATGGAGGGTATTGTCCCGATGGAAAATGTTGAACCTGGGCCAGCTGAAAGCCAAAAGGGAAATGTGGATAATCCACGTAATCCCCTTGAATCAAAGTCCAAACAACTAAAAGATCAGCCTAAGCCTGCTGCTCATCGA GGTTTCTTAGCTCGTGCTAAAGGGATACCTGCTTTGGAGTTGTACAGACTTGCTCAGAAGAAGAACCGGAAACTCGTATTATGTGGACATTCACTTGGTGGTGCA GTAGCTGCTTTAGCTACTCTTGCCATTCTGAGGGTTATTGCTGCATCCTCCCcatcaaaagaaaatgaaaagattCAGGTTAAATGCATAACATTTTCCCAGCCCCCTGTTGGGAATGCGGCGTTGAGGGA TTATGTCCATGAAAAAGGCTGGCAGCACCATTTTAAGAGCTATTGTATTCCTGAAGATTTGGTGCCCCGTATCCTATCTCCTGCTTACTTTCATCATTATAATGCTCAACCTCCTCCAACACGTGCTGAGGTTGAAACTGCTAGTCAATCAGTGTTGAAACATCAGCAAGTGCTGGAAAAATCAAAGGAACAGAAGGCAAAGGTTAATGAGGGGGAGCAGTTGGTTATAGGTTTAGGTCCCATACAGACTTCTTTGTGGAGACTTTCAAGGCTTGTTCCTTTAGAAGGTCTTAAAAGGCAATTTTCTGAATACAGAAGAAAAGAAGTTGATCCTGTAGAGACACCTGCGACTAATTATTCTGCTGTGAGATCTTCAATGGAGGATGTAGGAGCTGAACCTCAGTCTCTTGAAATCCAAGAGGATTCTGATGGTGTATCTCTTAAACCATTGTCTAACATCAATGATGGGCTACTAGATGAAGTAATGGCTGGAAAATCAGCTGAAAAAGGCAACAGTACAAGTGGAGGTAGAAACAACTGGCGCAGAGTACCATATTTACCTTCATATGTTCCATTTGGTCAG TTGTACCTATTGGAGAATTCTTCTGTGGAGTTATTATCAGGTGCAGAGTACTTAAAAAAGACGTCG GTCCGATCTGTGATTGCTGAATTAAGGGAACTCTTTCAGTCACATTCAATGAGATCTTATCGGTCTCGATTTCAGAG AATCTATGACATATGCATGGGTGATGGTGGTTCATCTTTTCCAGGAATGGAGCAACTGCCTCAGTTTCCACATTTACGACAGTGGCTTGGCGTTGCAGTTGCAGATGCTGTAGAGCTTGCACAGATTGTAGAGTTGCCGGTTATTCGAACTGCTACTTCACTTGTTCCGCTTGGATGGAATGGTGTTCCTGGTGAGAAGAATGGAGAACCTTTAAAAGTTGATATCACTGGTTTTGGCCTGCACCTTTGTAACCTGGTTCATGCTCAAGTGAACGGTAACTG GTGTGCAACTAGAGTGGAGTCATTTCCTCCAGCACCAAGCTACTCTTCAAGTCATGAAGTACAGCCAGAATTACAAAATATCAGGGTCTTAGTTGGAGCTCCTTTGAAACAACCACCAAAGTATCCGTTAATGGCAGATTCCATGATGCCTGTTTTTCCTTCTATTGATTCAAATGGAGATAACATCAATAGGGAGCATAACTTAGGACATGGAGAGAAAATCCTTTATGCTGAAGGTTTAAgtgatttttgcatttttttcacTAGTGATTTTGCTACTGTCTCGAAAGAGGTCCATGTCAGAACTCGTAGAGTGCGCTTATTAGGCCTTGAG GGTGCTGGTAAAACTTCTCTATTCAAGGCAATAATGGGTGAGGGTAGACTTTCCACTATGAGAAATTTTGAAAATATGCACGTAGAGGCCAAGTCTCCCGAAGGCATTGCTGGTGGTGTATGCTACGTGGATTCAGATGGGGTAAATCTGCAG AATGTGAGTACTGAGGCTTCTCGTTTTAGGGATGAGCTGTGGATGGGGATTCGTGACCTTTGCAGGAAAACAGATTTGATTATTCTTGTGCATAACATGTCCCATAAGATTCCTCGAGTTAGTAGTACCAATGCATCACTGCAACAGCCAGTCCTTTCACTTCTTCTAGATGAGGCTAAAGCTCTTGGAATTCCTTGGGTTCTTGCTATAACAAATAAATTTTCTGTCAGCGCACACCAGCAAAAGGAAGCAATAGATGCTGTTTTGCAGGCATATCAGACGTCTCTAGGCTCAATAGAAGTTGTGAATTCCTGTCCTTATGTGATCCACGGTGCCAATGCAAGTGCTTCTTTGTCATTGGCTGCAAGTGAGAGAAATTCTGGTGGCATAATGGGTGCCCAAAATCTTATTTTTGCACCAATTAATCTTGTTCGGAGGCCATTTCAAAGGCGTGAGACCATTTTTCCAGTTGAGGGTGTCGCCTCACTTTGTCAGCTTGTCCATCGTGTACTACGGTGTCATGAAGAAGCCTCATTACAG GAACTAGCTAGAGATAGATTATTGGCAGAGGTGGTACGTGAACGTGCAATGGCAATAGATGCAAGGCAAGCAGCTCAAGCCAAGGCATCTTCCTTGACAGCTTCAGCTGTGGGTGCTTCTCTTGGGGCAGGTGTTGGCCTTGTTTTGGCTGTCGTCATGGGTGCTGCATCTGCTCTCCGTAAGCCTTGA